From the genome of Erinaceus europaeus chromosome 1, mEriEur2.1, whole genome shotgun sequence:
atgaacatatgtgtacacagatctttttggttgggtttcttaggatatatccccagaagaggaattgcaggatcataaggtaggtctatttctagccttctgagagttctccagtcttctctccacaggggttggacaattgacattcccaccagcagtgctggagggttcctttgaccccacaacctctccagcatttgttgctgctaccttttctgatgtatgaaattcccacaggagtgaagtggtatcttgttgtctttatttgcatttctctgacagtcaaagacttggggcattttttcatttctcggccttttggatctcttctgtggtgaatattctgtccatgtcctctccccatttttggatggggttatttgttttcttgttgttgagtttggcaagttctttatacattttggttattaaactcttgtctgatgtatagcatgtaaagatcttctcccattctgtgaggggtctctttgtaggGGTATTAGGGaatgtttcctattctttatccatctgggagtatggacccagatctttatgaggagcagaaggtgggagttgtagcTTCCGTAATTGTTTATCTGCctgatatggacattggcaggtcgatccatacccctagcctgtttctgtctttccctagtgggttagggatctggggaggtggagctccagaacacattggtgaggtcgtctgctcagggaagtcaggttgttgtcGTGGTGGCAtcggcaacttggtggctgaaaaatattaagatatgaagcagaacaaattgtttaataatcaggaacccaaaggtaagagtatagcagatgagatacggggtctttattttggaagaagccagtaagtctattttaggtatattccaagggacctatgagtttactgatttttgcctgagtcttgacagctaacatgcaggtaggctaaaagtattgtctggggagtgtcAGAGTTTGgaatatgactagaaagctggatcggcaAAGAGTagttcccagatatgggaaaagtgtataactaccattaactgtaaacctcattgatctgatctgggactcaTGTCTATTCAGATTCAGCACCATTCTCTTTCTTGGGCCTCCCCTTGTAACCTGTAACCTGTGCTccttcctccccccaaccccccaggacCTCCTCACTCAGGTGGAACTCAGGCACCAAGGAACGCATGCTCATCAAAGTTGCTGACCGGGAGCCCAGCTTCTTCTCTCCCCAGGGCAATGGTTACCCCTTGGACAGCCATTCTGGGGGCCGCTCCCGGAAGCCCTCTGGTGGCCAGCACTCACCCAGCCTGCAGACCTTCGCCTCTGATGCAGAAGGGCCTGTCTTCTTCCCTGAGAGGCGTCCTTCACCCTTCCTGAAGAGGGCCGAGCTGGGGAGCTGCTCCCCACTGATGGCCCAGCCCCGAAAACCCTCCAGCGACTCACAGCCCTCTTCCCCTCGCTATGCCTATGAGCCACCCCTCTATGAGGAGCCCCCAGTAGAGTACCAGGCCCCCATCTATGATGAGCCCCCAATGGATGTGCAGTATGAGGCCAGCTCTCCCCAGCGCTCCCCGGGCCGTAAGCCACCCACCTTCCCACAGTCACCCAAGCCTGTTTCCCCGTCACCTTACCAGCAGCTGGTACTCACCCGGCAGAAGTGCCCAGAGCGTTTCCTGAGCCTGGAGTACAGCCCTGCAGGCAAGGAGTATGTGCGCCAGCTGGTGTACGTGGAGCAGGCTGGTTCCAGCCCCAAGCTTCGTGCTGGGCCAAGGCACAAATATGTACCTAACCCCTGTGGTGGCTCCCTGTCTCTGCAGTCCAGCCCCTGCCTCTTGAGGGACCAGCGCCTGGGGGTTACATCTGGGGACTACAGCAGCATGGAGGGGCCTGATCTGCGGCCTGCACCTCCTCCTATGTCCCTGACCCAGGCCCAGGATGATGCGATGTCCTGGTCCAGTCAGCAGGACACTATGTCCTCGACAGGATATTCCCCAGGAACACGAAAGAGAAAAAGCCGGAACCCTTCTCTGTGCCATGCGCCCAGCACCTCATCCACTGACCCAGGGGATCATGACCTAACCTGTGAGCAACCCTTCGTTGAGGAACGCTCGCCCTGTGGGCCCAGTATGGGTCCTGTGAAGCGTGCTGAGAGCAAGCCTAGTGAGGGGGATGGGGCTCGGAATGCAGCCGAGCCCTTCCTGGCACAGGCACGACTGGCCTGGGAGGCCCAGCAAGTTCACTTCCACATGAAGCAGCGGGGCAGCTGGGACTCCCAGCAGGATGGCTCTGGATATGAGAGCGAtggtgctgtgccactgcccatgcCTGGGCCTGTGGTGCGAGCCTTCAGTGAGGATGAAGCACTGGCCCAACAGGAAAGCAAGCACTGGCAGCGGGGTGCCCTGGAGAGGCTGGCCTTTCCCCAGATCCTGCTTGAGAAAAGTGTCTCCGTGCAGACCAACCTGGCCTCCCCTGAGCCTTACCTCCACCCTTCACAGGTATGAATGTCCAGGGGGCCAATGAGGCTCTCCACACAGGGTGGCACTGCTGCTTCCTGGCTGGCCGGTATAAAAACAGCCtggggggggggccaggtggtggcgcacctgattaagcgcatgtattacaatgcgcaaggacccaggtttgagcccccattccccacctgcagggagaaagctttatgagtggtgaagcaggcctgcaggtgtctctctgtctctctctatcacccccttccctcttgatttctggctgtctctatccaataaataaatataataaaaaaattaaaaaaaaaaacagcttgggGAGAGGAttgaggtctccacctgcatacttctttacctctctatccctAGTTTGGCTGGTAGTCCCTGGGGATGCAGAGGCCGGCCCTGAGGAGACAGGTGGACAGTCTACTGCATTACCCATTGTCTTCCCGCCTCTGGTTGGCCTCTCAGGTGAGGATTAGTGCATTTGGTAGAGCCTTCCCCAGCAAGGCTTACGCACACAAAAGGCCTAGCCATGCTCAGAGAACCTTAGGTGTCTACAGAGTCTTAACTCCTGGTtctcaccattctttttttttttttgcctcctgggttattgctggggctcagtgcctgcaccatgaatccactgctcctggaggccatttttcccccttttgttgcccttgttgtagttattactgttgctattgctgatattgttgttgggtaggacagagagaaatggagagaggaggggaagacagggggagagaaagataagacacctgcagacctgcttcgccgcctgtgaagtgactcccctgcaggtggggagccggcgtctcaaaccaggatccttacaccggtccttgctcttggtccttgcactttgcgccatctgcgcttaacccgctgtgctaccgcccgccccctgGTTCTCACCATTCTGACCCCTGACCCTGATCTGTCTGCTGCATGAAGCCCAGGCTGCTGGTCTGCCTGCCCTAGCATCTGCTTGGAGTTGGCAGTAACTAGCATATCTACCTCCAGCCCACCAGGGAAAGCATGACCAAAGAATACAGAATTTTTTCCCAAATATCCCCTGGGTAAAGTGGCTGATGTCATGCTTCCTAGTTAGTGATTGGTGTAGCATTCTGTTGTCCAAAAGAAGGGAAGTGGAGCCTCTGTAGAATGCCAGAAGAGGCAGTGCTGTTTCTCTTGTGTAGTTATACTGAGCCTCTGAGATTTGGGGCAATGCCAGCCATTCTCTGCACTGTTGGAGGCAAGGTTCACTACtctcagttaaacacacacacacacaccacacaccacacacacacacccgtagCATCACTGCCTGCTGTTCCAAGCTGGCCTGTGCTGGGATGGACAGGCTACCTGCTGAGCACTCTGCAGCCTTGCTGGCTTCAACACAGATTCTTTGGAGTCTCCTGGACTAATGGGACTGGGAAGCTCCCATCTCCAGCTCCTTTCTTCCAGAAGCAGGAGCAGAGCTATTTGCTGAGAGTCATAAAGAGCTGCAGAAAAGCAAAACTCATGGGTGGGACTTTGTTGTGatgaaaaacttttatttttcatgaaaaagagctacagagagaaggatatagagaaaaagaacaggggccaggtggtggcgtaactgggtaagtgctcacattacagtgtgcaatgatccagctttaagcccctggtccccacctgcagaggggtttgcttcacaaaatggtaaagcaggctgcaggtgtgtctctgtctctctctctgtgtctccccttcccctctcagtttctctctatatccaataataaataagtaaaaataattaaaaaaaataaaaataggctggtgaggggttgggtggtggtgcacctggttgagcgcacatgttacaatgcgcaagaacccagttttgagcccccagtccccacctgcagggggggaagcttcgtgagtggtgaagcagtgttgcaggtgtctctctgtttccctctctatctccccctaccctctagatttctggctgtctctatccaataaataaataaataataggctgggggagacatcataatggttatgcaaagagactttcatgcctgaggcaccaaaggtcccaagttcagtccccagcaccaccataagccagagctgagcagtgctctggtaaaaaaaaaaaaaacaataataataataataataaataaaaataaacaagctttttaaaaaaaaaaaaaaaaaagagaggtccaggaggtggagcagtggataaggtatgaagtcctgattcaatccctggcagcacatgtacccgagtgatgtctgtttctttctctctcttctatcatttttttttaaagattgtatttaatttattcatgaaaatagaagaaaagagagagaaagaaccagacatcactgtggcacatgtgctgccagggatcaaactcaggacctcatacttcagaATCCAATGCTatacccactgcaccatctcccagaccactcttctaTCATTActgaaataaatacaatcttttaaaaaaaataaaaatgagagtgaacagagcactactcagctgtggcttatggtggtgctagggattgaacctgggaccacagagcctcaggcttaaaagttgtttttttgttttgttttgttttgcagaaccagtatgtTGTCTCCCCCAATTGTGTATCTGGTCTTTCTCTTGTTTCCTCAACTCCAGAAACCAAACAGCAGTAGCAGTTAAGCAGGAGCAGTGTCCTGTGACAGCCACAGTCAGTTCCTATGCCTGGGGCCCTTCCTCCCTCTGCAGACCTGTACTGGTCCCTGAACCCAAAGTCTCAGGAGCAGGGAGTTACCCCACCTGGAGATGGAGCCCTGGCTAAAGTTGGAAGAAGGACCTTTCTGGGTACCTTCTCCAACCATGCATGAGGAGGTGCCACTGTCGGTTTGTtttgtttaacattttatttttttatatttatttacatactggttagagacaaatcaagaggtaaagaagagagagatacctgtaccattgcttcattgcttatgaagttttccttcttttttttttttttttttttaagattttatttatttatgagaaataggggagagagaaagaaccagacatcactctggtacatgtgctgccagggattgaactcaggacctcatgcttgagagtctagtgccttagccactgtgccacctcctggaccactgaagttttccttctataagtggtgaccaggggtttgaaccaagatccttcaacattgtagcatgtgtgctcaactcagtGTGTCACTGCCCTAATCCCAGtttgtttacttacttacttttctGACATGCTTTGTTTTATCTATTTCATGAGATAGGCCCCATCCCACACTCTGGCATACCTCgtgccagtgatcaaactcaggacctcatgtctgcaAATCCAGAGCTCAGTTCTTCCTGGCCCAAGAGGCTGCACTGTAAATTGGGCTGACCTGTTTAAGACGCACTGCAAgtgctgctgccccccccccccttacggTCACTGACCTTTCCCCCAGCAGCCCTACCCTCACTCGTTACCCCCAAGTAAAGGCCATACCTATCACCAGCTGGGTCAGAATACCATCCCAGCCCTCACAGCCCTCTCTCCTTCCTAGTCTGAGGACCTCGGTACCTGCGCCCAGTTTGAGAACAGCCGGCAGACCCGCAGTGTGATGCCCAGTGCCAGCTGTGTGTTCCCTACCTTTACGCTGCGCAAGCCATCCTCAGAGACCGACATTGAAAACTGGGCTTCCAAACACTTCAACAAGCACACACAGGGCCTCTTCCGGCGGAAGGTATCCATCGCCAACAtgctggcctggagcagtgagtcCATCAAGAAGCCCATGATCGTCACCAGCGACCGCCACGTGAAAAAGGAGGCCTGTGAGATCTTCAAGCTGATCCAGATGTATATGGGTGACCGACGAGCCAAGGCTGACCCACTACATGTTGCGCTGGAGATCGCCACCAAGGGGTGGAGTGTTCAAGGCCTGCGAGACGAGCTCTACATCCAGCTGTGCCGCCAGACCACTGAGAACTTCCGCCTGGAGAGCCTGGCTCGAGGCTGGGAGCTCATGGCCATCTGTCTGGCCTTCTTCCCACCCACGCCCAAGTTCCACTCATACCTGGAGGGCTACATTTACCGGCACATGGACCCCGTCAATGACACCAAAGGTAAGATCCAGCCCACAGAACCCTGGCAGGCGTGACCAACTAAGGTAAGGTGGTGGCCAGCTACTTCTGCACAGATAAGCTTCCTCTGCAGGCATCACTGTATATCCACTAATGTGGGGCCCTGAAAAGAGCCATAGGCAGTGCTCTCAGAGGGTCCTGGCCACAGACTCACAGGCTGGCTGAACAAGGACTGGTGGCATAATGTCTCAATCAGCCAGCTCCTCTGCACTGAGGTTACCATGGCTGGTACCCATGAGAAACTTGGGTGCTTGTTGCTTTCACTCAGCTGTGCTGCAACCTGCAGGGGGCCCAGTGGGGCTCAGGGTGTCTATTGTAGGGCCAGGGCCACAGGGGGCACCAGAGAACAGCAACAAAGGTAGCCAGGTCAATGCAGGTCAGGGAGACCACAGCCCTGAGCTGCCTTGACTGCTCGCTCAGAGTTTGAGACTTGCATGGAAGTTATCTCCACCAGCTTCATGGAGCTCAGTGCAGAGCTTAAATGTATCCCAAGGCTCCTGAAGTCTAGGCCTGGCCTGCTGGAAGAAGATCTAGGGTCATGATCCTCCCAGGACAGCACTTATGTCCCCAGAATGCCGTTATCACCCCAGTAGTCATGTGTGGTCACATGGCCTTGTCACAGAATTGGTCTCTAGATGCTTAAGTAGGTTCACATGTGTCTCCCAAGTCAAACGTGCCACAAATTGCTCCTCTGACCATCTGTGTGGAAGTGGCCAGGGCATTGCTTCAGACCAGCTGCCTGACAAAGGCTTGTGCTCCCGATATTGGGGCTGCCACTGCAGAGTAGCAGTGGGGTGCTGGGAAGGT
Proteins encoded in this window:
- the ARHGAP39 gene encoding rho GTPase-activating protein 39 isoform X3; the encoded protein is MSQIQDYECENRNASVQEPRVSGPSTRLEWVEIIEPRTRERMYANLVTGECVWDPPAGVRIKRTSENQWWELFDPNTSRFYYYNATTQRTVWHRPQDCDIIPLAKLQTLKQNTESPRASAENSPGRGSNISRDGSTSSSLDPELDASEKAQESLGRVSRQAAFGTVKEETGRAIFEMSTWCPGSKSRASSTASSSPPGAYLDKDYEVYRDYTADGQLLHYRTSSLRWNSGTKERMLIKVADREPSFFSPQGNGYPLDSHSGGRSRKPSGGQHSPSLQTFASDAEGPVFFPERRPSPFLKRAELGSCSPLMAQPRKPSSDSQPSSPRYAYEPPLYEEPPVEYQAPIYDEPPMDVQYEASSPQRSPGRKPPTFPQSPKPVSPSPYQQLVLTRQKCPERFLSLEYSPAGKEYVRQLVYVEQAGSSPKLRAGPRHKYVPNPCGGSLSLQSSPCLLRDQRLGVTSGDYSSMEGPDLRPAPPPMSLTQAQDDAMSWSSQQDTMSSTGYSPGTRKRKSRNPSLCHAPSTSSTDPGDHDLTCEQPFVEERSPCGPSMGPVKRAESKPSEGDGARNAAEPFLAQARLAWEAQQVHFHMKQRGSWDSQQDGSGYESDGAVPLPMPGPVVRAFSEDEALAQQESKHWQRGALERLAFPQILLEKSVSVQTNLASPEPYLHPSQSEDLGTCAQFENSRQTRSVMPSASCVFPTFTLRKPSSETDIENWASKHFNKHTQGLFRRKVSIANMLAWSSESIKKPMIVTSDRHVKKEACEIFKLIQMYMGDRRAKADPLHVALEIATKGWSVQGLRDELYIQLCRQTTENFRLESLARGWELMAICLAFFPPTPKFHSYLEGYIYRHMDPVNDTKGVAISTYAKYCYHKLQKAALTGAKKGLKKPNVEEIRHAKNAVFSPSMFGSALQEVMSMQKERYPDRQLPWVQTRLSEEVLALNGDQTEGIFRVPGDIDEVNALKLQVDQWKVPTGLEDPHVPASLLKLWYRELEEPLIPHEFYEQCIAHYESPEAAVAVVHALPRINRLVLCYLIRFLQVFVQPANVAITKMDVSNLAMVMAPNCLRCRSDDPRIIFENTRKEMSFLRVLIQHLDTSFMEGVL
- the ARHGAP39 gene encoding rho GTPase-activating protein 39 isoform X1, with the protein product MSQIQDYECENRNASVQEPRVSGPSTRLEWVEIIEPRTRERMYANLVTGECVWDPPAGVRIKRTSENQWWELFDPNTSRFYYYNATTQRTVWHRPQDCDIIPLAKLQTLKQNTESPRASAENSPGRGSNISRDGSTSSSLDPELDASEKAQESLGRVSRQAAFGTVKEETGRAIFEMSTWCPGSKSRASSTASSSPPGAYLDKDYEVYRDYTADGQLLHYRTSSLRWNSGTKERMLIKVADREPSFFSPQGNGYPLDSHSGGRSRKPSGGQHSPSLQTFASDAEGPVFFPERRPSPFLKRAELGSCSPLMAQPRKPSSDSQPSSPRYAYEPPLYEEPPVEYQAPIYDEPPMDVQYEASSPQRSPGRKPPTFPQSPKPVSPSPYQQLVLTRQKCPERFLSLEYSPAGKEYVRQLVYVEQAGSSPKLRAGPRHKYVPNPCGGSLSLQSSPCLLRDQRLGVTSGDYSSMEGPDLRPAPPPMSLTQAQDDAMSWSSQQDTMSSTGYSPGTRKRKSRNPSLCHAPSTSSTDPGDHDLTCEQPFVEERSPCGPSMGPVKRAESKPSEGDGARNAAEPFLAQARLAWEAQQVHFHMKQRGSWDSQQDGSGYESDGAVPLPMPGPVVRAFSEDEALAQQESKHWQRGALERLAFPQILLEKSVSVQTNLASPEPYLHPSQSEDLGTCAQFENSRQTRSVMPSASCVFPTFTLRKPSSETDIENWASKHFNKHTQGLFRRKVSIANMLAWSSESIKKPMIVTSDRHVKKEACEIFKLIQMYMGDRRAKADPLHVALEIATKGWSVQGLRDELYIQLCRQTTENFRLESLARGWELMAICLAFFPPTPKFHSYLEGYIYRHMDPVNDTKVTQHMRALLERNIKKKSKLRKKPKPYVEEPDGVAISTYAKYCYHKLQKAALTGAKKGLKKPNVEEIRHAKNAVFSPSMFGSALQEVMSMQKERYPDRQLPWVQTRLSEEVLALNGDQTEGIFRVPGDIDEVNALKLQVDQWKVPTGLEDPHVPASLLKLWYRELEEPLIPHEFYEQCIAHYESPEAAVAVVHALPRINRLVLCYLIRFLQVFVQPANVAITKMDVSNLAMVMAPNCLRCRSDDPRIIFENTRKEMSFLRVLIQHLDTSFMEGVL
- the ARHGAP39 gene encoding rho GTPase-activating protein 39 isoform X2 — translated: MSQIQDYECENRNASVQEPRVSGPSTRLEWVEIIEPRTRERMYANLVTGECVWDPPAGVRIKRTSENQWWELFDPNTSRFYYYNATTQRTVWHRPQDCDIIPLAKLQTLKQNTESPRASAENSPGRGSNISRDGSTSSSLDPELDASEKAQESLGRVSRQAAFGTVKEETGSSSPPGAYLDKDYEVYRDYTADGQLLHYRTSSLRWNSGTKERMLIKVADREPSFFSPQGNGYPLDSHSGGRSRKPSGGQHSPSLQTFASDAEGPVFFPERRPSPFLKRAELGSCSPLMAQPRKPSSDSQPSSPRYAYEPPLYEEPPVEYQAPIYDEPPMDVQYEASSPQRSPGRKPPTFPQSPKPVSPSPYQQLVLTRQKCPERFLSLEYSPAGKEYVRQLVYVEQAGSSPKLRAGPRHKYVPNPCGGSLSLQSSPCLLRDQRLGVTSGDYSSMEGPDLRPAPPPMSLTQAQDDAMSWSSQQDTMSSTGYSPGTRKRKSRNPSLCHAPSTSSTDPGDHDLTCEQPFVEERSPCGPSMGPVKRAESKPSEGDGARNAAEPFLAQARLAWEAQQVHFHMKQRGSWDSQQDGSGYESDGAVPLPMPGPVVRAFSEDEALAQQESKHWQRGALERLAFPQILLEKSVSVQTNLASPEPYLHPSQSEDLGTCAQFENSRQTRSVMPSASCVFPTFTLRKPSSETDIENWASKHFNKHTQGLFRRKVSIANMLAWSSESIKKPMIVTSDRHVKKEACEIFKLIQMYMGDRRAKADPLHVALEIATKGWSVQGLRDELYIQLCRQTTENFRLESLARGWELMAICLAFFPPTPKFHSYLEGYIYRHMDPVNDTKVTQHMRALLERNIKKKSKLRKKPKPYVEEPDGVAISTYAKYCYHKLQKAALTGAKKGLKKPNVEEIRHAKNAVFSPSMFGSALQEVMSMQKERYPDRQLPWVQTRLSEEVLALNGDQTEGIFRVPGDIDEVNALKLQVDQWKVPTGLEDPHVPASLLKLWYRELEEPLIPHEFYEQCIAHYESPEAAVAVVHALPRINRLVLCYLIRFLQVFVQPANVAITKMDVSNLAMVMAPNCLRCRSDDPRIIFENTRKEMSFLRVLIQHLDTSFMEGVL
- the ARHGAP39 gene encoding rho GTPase-activating protein 39 isoform X4; amino-acid sequence: MSQIQDYECENRNASVQEPRVSGPSTRLEWVEIIEPRTRERMYANLVTGECVWDPPAGVRIKRTSENQWWELFDPNTSRFYYYNATTQRTVWHRPQDCDIIPLAKLQTLKQNTESPRASAENSPGRGSNISRDGSTSSSLDPELDASEKAQESLGRVSRQAAFGTVKEETGSSSPPGAYLDKDYEVYRDYTADGQLLHYRTSSLRWNSGTKERMLIKVADREPSFFSPQGNGYPLDSHSGGRSRKPSGGQHSPSLQTFASDAEGPVFFPERRPSPFLKRAELGSCSPLMAQPRKPSSDSQPSSPRYAYEPPLYEEPPVEYQAPIYDEPPMDVQYEASSPQRSPGRKPPTFPQSPKPVSPSPYQQLVLTRQKCPERFLSLEYSPAGKEYVRQLVYVEQAGSSPKLRAGPRHKYVPNPCGGSLSLQSSPCLLRDQRLGVTSGDYSSMEGPDLRPAPPPMSLTQAQDDAMSWSSQQDTMSSTGYSPGTRKRKSRNPSLCHAPSTSSTDPGDHDLTCEQPFVEERSPCGPSMGPVKRAESKPSEGDGARNAAEPFLAQARLAWEAQQVHFHMKQRGSWDSQQDGSGYESDGAVPLPMPGPVVRAFSEDEALAQQESKHWQRGALERLAFPQILLEKSVSVQTNLASPEPYLHPSQSEDLGTCAQFENSRQTRSVMPSASCVFPTFTLRKPSSETDIENWASKHFNKHTQGLFRRKVSIANMLAWSSESIKKPMIVTSDRHVKKEACEIFKLIQMYMGDRRAKADPLHVALEIATKGWSVQGLRDELYIQLCRQTTENFRLESLARGWELMAICLAFFPPTPKFHSYLEGYIYRHMDPVNDTKGVAISTYAKYCYHKLQKAALTGAKKGLKKPNVEEIRHAKNAVFSPSMFGSALQEVMSMQKERYPDRQLPWVQTRLSEEVLALNGDQTEGIFRVPGDIDEVNALKLQVDQWKVPTGLEDPHVPASLLKLWYRELEEPLIPHEFYEQCIAHYESPEAAVAVVHALPRINRLVLCYLIRFLQVFVQPANVAITKMDVSNLAMVMAPNCLRCRSDDPRIIFENTRKEMSFLRVLIQHLDTSFMEGVL